Sequence from the Hylaeus volcanicus isolate JK05 chromosome 1, UHH_iyHylVolc1.0_haploid, whole genome shotgun sequence genome:
tcaacaaatatagatagtatttctaaaaattgtggAAATGGATAGCCTTTTCACACAAAATATCACAGATGAACCAGATGACATACCACAGACAGATGAACCAGTTTGGGTTCTTGGGAGAAAATATAATGCCATAAGAGGTTTAATAGTTAATTACGATAAAGAGATCttcaataaatttgttatgtaGGATCTTATATTTCAGAACTCGACGCAATTCGTAGCGATATAAGGTCTAAATTATGGTTCACCTATCGTAAAGGTTTTCCATCTATCGGTGGCTACAATTCTTCATATACAAGTGATAGAGGCTGGGGTTGCATGTTACGATGTGGACAAATGGTCCTTGGCCAAGCTTTAATCACATTAAACTTAggtaatttgtatttaacttaatattaaaaacatatgttatatttgaatatatatattttattatttttagttaaatatataaaaatatcttaaaaaattttgctactttatacttttatcctccctatttattgtttttatatactcgattttaataattaactaattttatatttatacgaataaaagaatattgtatTCGACACAGTTATACAtgttaattatgtaataatatttaaaatatttgctgCTACCGTTCGTTTGAAAATCTATCTGCTTTAGACCATGCTTGATTTACAGTAATTCTCTTTAATCTAATGCATGcttttaattatgtacatatcAAATGTATTACACGTACCAACTtcatattctaaatattattctaaattgCACACGATATAAATAGAAAGTCATTGCTGTAATACATGTGATGTTATTCTTTCGCAAAATCAACATACTACATGTATATGTTATCTATGGTAATGGATGTTAAAGGATGAAATGACTTTATGCagttattatgtaatatacaCATAAAAATAGGTAGAGACTGGCAATGGGAACCAGAGAAAAGCAAGGATAGCACGTACCTGAAAATTCTGGAGCGCTTTGAAGACAAAAGAACTGCCACATACTCTATTCATCAAATTGCATTAACAGGAGAATCTGAAGGAAAAGAAGTTGGACAGTGGTTTGGTCCCAATACAATAGCACAAGTATTAAAGtacatatttttgatattctaAGTGGTTGTATGCATAAGAGTGTTGCCTTATCAAGGTATAATTTTCAGAAAGTTAGTTGTGTATGATGAATGGGACTCGATTACAATACACGTGGCTCTGGAcaatatgataataattaatgatatttgtaAGTGTCTGTATATTGTTTGatgctttttttaatatatacatatatatactttcAGTCTTAATGTTGTATACAACATATACCATTTAATTACACATTTACAGTAAAACAATGTAGAATAGAAGGAGGTACAACTGCAGAAGCAGATGGTAATATACCACTGAAAGCACCTAACCAATGGAAGcctttattacttttaataccTCTTCGTCTCGGATTAAGCGAGATTAATCCTATCTACATTGATGGGCTTaaagtaataaagaaataaatgttcttGCATGAATGGATAGAGATGAActgaaacttaaatgaaattaaggaTGTTCTATTCATACATATGATTTTTCAGAATTCATTGAAGATCCAACAATCTTTAGGGATAATAGGAGGAAAACCCAATTATGCATTGTATATCATAGGATATGTTGGCATGTATAATTGCCTGAGTTATTTTAGCGATTCGATGTAAAGATATATGTAAATtagttacattattttcatttacagggaatgaaataatttatttggatcCTCACACTACTCAAAGATCAGGCAGTGTTGAAGACTCTGAGATGGATGCTACTTATCATTGCAAGTCTGCTAATCGTATTCCTATCACAGGGATAGATCCTTCTGTAGcacttgtaaataaataactaaacttgtttaataaaaagtgattactccttaatagtaataataaacaatattctatttcttttcaGTGTTTCTTATGTCCAACCGAACACGATTTTAAATCATTATGTAAATCCATTCAAGAAGAATTAATCACGCCAGAAAAGCAACCTTTGCTTTACGTATGTACAGAGAGATTACCAAATTGGTCACCAGTTAAAAAACCTCCATTGGAAGCAAAAGCAGTGACAAGTTGTAAGTTTTTTTagatacatataaaataaagaagaaagtaatattttgcatttttttgtattcaaaagttactttttatttactaaGAACTTATAATAACGTATTAACAGTTACtagaagattaaaaaaaagaaaaacatgtcgaattgagtaacctccttctttttgaagttggttaaaaatgaattaaatttttaacagagtttgtttttattttatgaatgaaagtATTATACATTACTCTAAGCAATCTTACATTcagtaaatttgatttatatagTTCATCTTAACCAAATTTTTTGTAGTTGTAGATTTTGAACATATAGGTCTACAGTATGATACGTCTGATGAAGACTTTGAACTGCTCGGTTGACATTTAATCGTCAATTAAGATCAGTCTGCGATttaagaaatatgtatataataaccTGGATGGTCCGTTCATACATACACTACAATATTACTCAACTTTTCATTGGAAATACATACTTGAATTATACTAGTGCTATTCCAGTACTAGaagttgaataataaaattatttataccaaataattaaaatattgtatatattacttatatttaaatactttggaCTTGGGTGATCTATTCATTGTTAATACATTATACGATTTTGGTACAAAACAAAACTGTTGttcataaagaaatattcactTCTGCATATAATACAGTATATACTTACTCTTGTATACtaactaaattaataataatatatgttaaccaaattaaataatcaaattactTCCACGATTATACATTTGAAGAtggtttgaaaatatcaagttttttttttaaattattcatttcaaacataaataattgtaatattaagagaatatatttatttacttttcttcaaAATACAGTCATAGTACACATTAAATAACATGGGATGGTCACAATTCATACAAGTGATTTTTTAGTAGAGTCAAGCTTAAATTATAGgttaaaatcaatataaacAAACTGCAGGATGTTGTTCCTCTTGCTCAAGAAGCTGCATTTTGAGTGATTCGATGGATGGTATGTTGttgcataattttatttcagtacGAAATGCTTCATAATCCTTTGGTAATGTGTTTAGAAGCATTACAGATAACATTTCTCCTGGTATTTGAATTCCAAAGTCTTCTAATTCTTTCGCTTTG
This genomic interval carries:
- the LOC128875836 gene encoding cysteine protease ATG4B isoform X2 — its product is MDSLFTQNITDEPDDIPQTDEPVWVLGRKYNAIRELDAIRSDIRSKLWFTYRKGFPSIGGYNSSYTSDRGWGCMLRCGQMVLGQALITLNLGRDWQWEPEKSKDSTYLKILERFEDKRTATYSIHQIALTGESEGKEVGQWFGPNTIAQVLKKLVVYDEWDSITIHVALDNMIIINDILKQCRIEGGTTAEADGNIPLKAPNQWKPLLLLIPLRLGLSEINPIYIDGLKNSLKIQQSLGIIGGKPNYALYIIGYVGNEIIYLDPHTTQRSGSVEDSEMDATYHCKSANRIPITGIDPSVALCFLCPTEHDFKSLCKSIQEELITPEKQPLLYVCTERLPNWSPVKKPPLEAKAVTSFVDFEHIGLQYDTSDEDFELLG
- the LOC128875836 gene encoding cysteine protease ATG4B isoform X1, giving the protein MDSLFTQNITDEPDDIPQTDEPVWVLGRKYNAIRGSYISELDAIRSDIRSKLWFTYRKGFPSIGGYNSSYTSDRGWGCMLRCGQMVLGQALITLNLGRDWQWEPEKSKDSTYLKILERFEDKRTATYSIHQIALTGESEGKEVGQWFGPNTIAQVLKKLVVYDEWDSITIHVALDNMIIINDILKQCRIEGGTTAEADGNIPLKAPNQWKPLLLLIPLRLGLSEINPIYIDGLKNSLKIQQSLGIIGGKPNYALYIIGYVGNEIIYLDPHTTQRSGSVEDSEMDATYHCKSANRIPITGIDPSVALCFLCPTEHDFKSLCKSIQEELITPEKQPLLYVCTERLPNWSPVKKPPLEAKAVTSFVDFEHIGLQYDTSDEDFELLG
- the LOC128875836 gene encoding cysteine protease ATG4A isoform X4 produces the protein MLRCGQMVLGQALITLNLGRDWQWEPEKSKDSTYLKILERFEDKRTATYSIHQIALTGESEGKEVGQWFGPNTIAQVLKKLVVYDEWDSITIHVALDNMIIINDILKQCRIEGGTTAEADGNIPLKAPNQWKPLLLLIPLRLGLSEINPIYIDGLKNSLKIQQSLGIIGGKPNYALYIIGYVGNEIIYLDPHTTQRSGSVEDSEMDATYHCKSANRIPITGIDPSVALCFLCPTEHDFKSLCKSIQEELITPEKQPLLYVCTERLPNWSPVKKPPLEAKAVTSFVDFEHIGLQYDTSDEDFELLG
- the LOC128875836 gene encoding cysteine protease ATG4A isoform X3; amino-acid sequence: MLLCQSEELDAIRSDIRSKLWFTYRKGFPSIGGYNSSYTSDRGWGCMLRCGQMVLGQALITLNLGRDWQWEPEKSKDSTYLKILERFEDKRTATYSIHQIALTGESEGKEVGQWFGPNTIAQVLKKLVVYDEWDSITIHVALDNMIIINDILKQCRIEGGTTAEADGNIPLKAPNQWKPLLLLIPLRLGLSEINPIYIDGLKNSLKIQQSLGIIGGKPNYALYIIGYVGNEIIYLDPHTTQRSGSVEDSEMDATYHCKSANRIPITGIDPSVALCFLCPTEHDFKSLCKSIQEELITPEKQPLLYVCTERLPNWSPVKKPPLEAKAVTSFVDFEHIGLQYDTSDEDFELLG